In Paenibacillus ihbetae, the following are encoded in one genomic region:
- a CDS encoding aminotransferase class I/II-fold pyridoxal phosphate-dependent enzyme, whose product MNPLAGQLNEKLLAGNPHVYDMLSSLGKEIYFPKEGILSQSAEASAQAKKYNATIGIATEGGIPMHLGVIQDKLSAFQPKDLYPYAPPAGKPELRTVWRNKMLHENPSLEGKSFSNPIVTNALTHGLSIVADLFADEGDAVIYPDKNWENYELTFGIRRHGVHVTYPLFTEDMKFNAEGLREALLNQKDKGKAIVLLNFPNNPTGYTPGAEEGAAIVAAIKEAAEAGINVVVVTDDAYFGLFFENSLTESLFGHLAGLHPRILPVKVDGATKEEYVWGFRVGFITFASENQDVLDVLEQKTLGIIRATISSGPHPSQSFVLEALKAPEFEAQKQEKFSIMKGRANKVKAILDSGKYGDVWEYYPFNSGYFMCLKLKTVSAEALRSHLIRQYGVGTIALGEDDLRIAFSCIEEEYLEDLFDLIYQGIQDLQQA is encoded by the coding sequence ATGAACCCATTGGCTGGACAATTGAACGAGAAACTGTTAGCAGGCAACCCGCATGTGTACGACATGCTCTCCTCGCTCGGCAAAGAAATATACTTCCCGAAGGAAGGAATTCTGAGTCAGTCGGCGGAGGCATCCGCCCAAGCGAAGAAATATAACGCGACGATCGGCATCGCCACCGAAGGCGGCATCCCGATGCATCTTGGCGTGATCCAGGATAAGCTTTCGGCTTTCCAGCCGAAGGATCTGTATCCATATGCCCCGCCGGCAGGCAAGCCCGAGCTGCGGACCGTATGGCGGAACAAGATGCTCCATGAGAATCCGTCCTTGGAGGGAAAGAGCTTCAGCAATCCGATCGTCACCAATGCCCTGACTCATGGTCTCAGCATCGTGGCCGACCTGTTCGCCGATGAAGGCGATGCGGTCATTTATCCGGACAAGAACTGGGAGAATTACGAGCTGACGTTCGGCATCCGCCGCCATGGCGTTCATGTAACCTATCCTCTTTTCACTGAAGATATGAAATTTAATGCGGAGGGACTTCGCGAGGCTCTTCTGAACCAGAAGGATAAAGGCAAAGCGATCGTTCTGCTGAACTTCCCGAATAACCCGACAGGCTACACGCCGGGAGCCGAGGAAGGCGCAGCCATCGTAGCCGCCATTAAGGAAGCGGCCGAGGCTGGCATTAACGTTGTCGTTGTAACCGATGACGCCTATTTCGGATTGTTCTTTGAAAATTCCTTGACGGAATCGCTGTTCGGGCATCTTGCCGGCCTCCATCCGCGGATCCTGCCTGTGAAAGTCGACGGCGCTACGAAGGAAGAATATGTATGGGGCTTCCGCGTTGGCTTCATCACCTTCGCCTCGGAAAACCAGGATGTGCTGGATGTGCTTGAGCAGAAGACCCTCGGGATCATCCGGGCAACCATCTCCAGCGGCCCGCATCCTTCGCAGTCGTTCGTCCTTGAAGCGCTGAAGGCGCCGGAATTCGAAGCGCAGAAGCAAGAGAAGTTCAGCATCATGAAGGGACGCGCCAATAAAGTAAAAGCCATTCTCGACAGCGGCAAATACGGCGATGTATGGGAATACTATCCGTTTAACTCGGGATATTTCATGTGCCTGAAGCTGAAGACGGTATCAGCTGAAGCGCTTCGATCCCATCTGATCCGCCAATACGGCGTCGGTACGATTGCCCTGGGTGAGGATGATCTCCGGATTGCATTCTCCTGCATTGAAGAGGAGTACCTCGAGGATCTGTTCGACCTGATCTACCAGGGAATTCAGGATTTGCAGCAGGCTTAA
- a CDS encoding pyridoxamine 5'-phosphate oxidase family protein has protein sequence MRRDEFAIEDPKEIEDFLNGMSFGFLGTVDEHGLPRVTPLNFVYVQESFYFHGSRLGEKMEHLRRTPAVSFTVADEYALIPSYFSDPEMACPATAYFKSVTAAGEAFLVDDLEEKALAMEAMMRKLQPEGGYRTIDAGDRAYASRLKGVAVIKLVPKRMSAKFKFGQNLKPDRLQDMIGRLEQRGRSRDGETAAHICKYYPGPR, from the coding sequence ATGAGAAGAGACGAATTTGCAATCGAGGATCCGAAAGAGATCGAGGATTTCCTGAACGGAATGAGCTTCGGCTTTCTCGGAACCGTGGATGAACACGGGCTGCCGCGGGTTACGCCGCTCAATTTTGTTTATGTACAGGAGAGCTTCTACTTTCACGGCAGCCGGCTGGGCGAGAAAATGGAGCATCTGCGCCGGACTCCCGCGGTCAGCTTTACGGTAGCGGATGAGTATGCCTTGATCCCTTCCTATTTCTCGGATCCGGAAATGGCATGTCCCGCAACGGCCTACTTCAAGAGCGTAACGGCAGCCGGAGAAGCGTTCCTCGTGGACGATCTCGAGGAGAAAGCATTGGCTATGGAAGCCATGATGCGCAAGCTCCAGCCCGAAGGCGGTTACCGCACCATCGATGCCGGAGACCGCGCCTATGCTTCCCGGCTCAAGGGAGTAGCGGTAATCAAGCTCGTTCCGAAGCGGATGAGCGCCAAATTCAAATTCGGCCAAAATCTGAAGCCTGATCGGCTGCAGGATATGATCGGGCGGCTTGAGCAACGCGGCCGAAGCCGGGACGGCGAGACGGCTGCGCACATCTGTAAATATTACCCTGGGCCGCGTTAA
- a CDS encoding PLP-dependent aminotransferase family protein, giving the protein MELGLPFETYVEQYKYKYLALYHAIRAAIHSGRLPEGTRLPATRELAKLYGISRGSAAQSYDMLMAEGYVVSRQGSGTFVAEGITVPQQTSPPAAAPLLSAWGRRLAELRDESAELRRMELAPPKGTISFADARMPMEDFPYDEWRSALNYAGGSGGRELSSGAPPAGSMELRRAIAGHLRFTRGIQAEPEHIVIFSGSMQGIVLLFQLLLDPGDHAVIEDPGYDGIRRGVYASGGIPLPAPVDASGLVPADWEARLLVVSPSRQYPTGAVLPLERRRALLNWARARQAYIIEDDYDSELRWGGKPIEPLKMLDDEGRVIFVGSFSKTMFTGLRIGYAVLPPSFAHAVITAKSLYDPISPGVLEQRALARFIASGGYGRHLRRMTRRYGARYRALREAMDAHAGGLFRLRPCDAGLHVYADWLQSPAEYHAFRQAARSRGVLFRDATVYSCTPGPPGACFGFSQLEQARIEAGVLRLASAWADMQKNGKPGMMEREHFY; this is encoded by the coding sequence GTGGAGCTTGGGCTTCCGTTCGAAACCTACGTTGAGCAGTACAAATACAAATATTTGGCGCTTTATCACGCTATTCGCGCTGCGATTCACAGCGGCAGGCTGCCGGAAGGGACGCGCCTCCCCGCTACCCGGGAGCTTGCAAAGCTGTACGGCATATCCAGAGGCTCCGCTGCGCAAAGCTATGACATGCTGATGGCGGAAGGCTACGTCGTCTCAAGACAAGGGAGCGGCACTTTTGTCGCCGAGGGGATCACGGTGCCGCAGCAAACGTCTCCTCCCGCGGCGGCCCCGTTGCTGTCGGCCTGGGGCCGGCGGCTGGCGGAGCTGCGGGATGAATCCGCGGAGCTCCGCCGGATGGAGCTTGCGCCGCCGAAAGGCACCATATCCTTTGCCGATGCGCGCATGCCGATGGAGGATTTTCCGTATGACGAATGGCGGAGCGCGTTGAACTATGCCGGCGGGAGCGGGGGGAGAGAGCTGTCCTCCGGCGCTCCGCCCGCAGGCTCTATGGAGCTCCGGCGGGCGATTGCCGGGCATCTCCGGTTTACGCGGGGCATCCAGGCGGAGCCGGAGCATATCGTAATCTTCAGCGGATCAATGCAGGGGATCGTCCTGCTGTTCCAGCTCCTGCTGGACCCCGGCGATCACGCGGTAATCGAGGATCCCGGCTACGACGGGATCCGCCGGGGCGTGTACGCTTCCGGCGGGATTCCGCTGCCGGCACCGGTCGATGCTTCAGGACTTGTCCCTGCCGACTGGGAGGCCAGGCTGCTGGTCGTTAGCCCGAGCCGGCAGTACCCGACGGGAGCCGTGCTCCCGCTGGAGAGGCGAAGGGCGCTGCTGAACTGGGCGAGAGCCCGCCAGGCATACATTATCGAGGATGACTACGACAGCGAGCTTCGCTGGGGAGGCAAGCCGATCGAGCCATTGAAAATGCTGGATGACGAGGGGAGGGTGATTTTCGTCGGCTCCTTCTCCAAGACGATGTTCACCGGGCTAAGGATCGGCTATGCGGTGCTCCCCCCAAGTTTTGCGCATGCCGTCATCACGGCCAAGTCACTGTATGATCCGATCTCGCCCGGCGTGCTGGAGCAGCGGGCGCTGGCACGGTTCATCGCCAGCGGCGGATACGGACGGCATCTTCGGCGGATGACCCGGCGTTACGGGGCGAGGTATCGGGCGCTCCGCGAAGCGATGGATGCCCATGCAGGCGGTTTATTCCGGCTCCGGCCCTGCGATGCGGGGCTGCATGTGTATGCCGACTGGCTGCAATCACCCGCCGAGTATCACGCCTTTCGACAGGCTGCGCGCAGCCGCGGCGTGCTGTTTCGCGATGCCACCGTTTACAGCTGCACTCCCGGTCCGCCCGGCGCATGCTTTGGATTTTCCCAATTGGAGCAGGCACGTATCGAAGCAGGCGTGCTCCGCTTGGCATCGGCATGGGCGGACATGCAAAAAAACGGAAAACCGGGTATGATGGAAAGAGAACATTTTTATTAG
- a CDS encoding helix-turn-helix domain-containing protein, protein MLNASPSSFVIMPALAKIACEPGWKWQKRERPMQNYDLFYVWSGEGTLELNDKPYTIGKGSCFLFRPGDHTSATHNPQKPLVLTYIHFDVKEPVTDIPAPYRQLSETMDFEYLLARYVRLYLDKPYGAEEEGQLILKQLMIHLLRSDLNEPVVKKASNQLMEAIHEIANYVRQHPGIPHRVEDLAARAGLSPRYFSIKFKELIGTPVQSYIIQMRIERAQHLLVHQGMNVTEVADALGYRDIFFFSRQFKQYTGKSPSEIR, encoded by the coding sequence ATGCTGAATGCATCGCCGTCTTCTTTTGTCATAATGCCCGCCTTGGCGAAGATCGCCTGCGAGCCGGGCTGGAAGTGGCAGAAACGCGAACGGCCCATGCAGAACTACGATCTGTTTTATGTATGGAGCGGTGAAGGGACGCTGGAACTGAATGATAAGCCTTATACGATCGGCAAGGGGAGCTGCTTCCTGTTCCGTCCGGGCGACCACACCAGCGCAACCCATAATCCGCAGAAGCCGCTCGTTTTAACATACATTCATTTTGACGTAAAGGAACCGGTTACGGACATTCCGGCTCCATACCGTCAGCTAAGCGAGACGATGGATTTCGAATATTTGCTGGCGCGGTATGTCCGGTTGTATCTGGACAAGCCTTACGGGGCGGAAGAAGAGGGCCAGCTTATCCTGAAGCAGCTCATGATTCATCTGCTGCGGTCCGACCTGAATGAGCCTGTCGTAAAAAAAGCCAGCAACCAGCTGATGGAGGCGATCCACGAAATCGCCAACTATGTGCGCCAGCACCCGGGAATTCCCCACCGCGTAGAGGATTTGGCGGCGAGAGCCGGGCTGTCCCCGCGTTATTTCTCGATCAAATTCAAGGAGCTGATCGGCACGCCGGTCCAATCCTACATTATCCAGATGCGGATCGAGCGGGCGCAGCATCTGCTGGTGCACCAGGGAATGAATGTCACGGAAGTGGCCGACGCGCTCGGGTATCGCGACATTTTCTTTTTCAGCCGGCAATTCAAGCAATATACCGGAAAAAGTCCGTCCGAAATCAGGTGA
- a CDS encoding SDR family oxidoreductase — MIEKAGGMEFMKAANQKTALVTGASSGFGLLISIELAKCGYDVAAGMRRPEAAGKLLQQAAKFDVAERIRVIELDICIEAQVLAAARFAEEELGRLDVLVNNAGIAVGGFVEDVPLSEWRRQLETNVLGTVAVTQSMLPLMRRTGKSKMILISSISGVVGFPGYGPYAASKFAVEGLGESLAMELMPLGIDVVLVQPGAYGTPIWGKSFGELKVREGSPYSGMLKRVLAYSERTAKKSGDPLEVARLVARIAGMDHPRFRYRLPRSTRLTGRIKAWLPDRFFQRLIVRLLGKDDS; from the coding sequence ATGATTGAGAAAGCTGGGGGGATGGAGTTTATGAAAGCGGCGAATCAAAAGACAGCCCTGGTGACGGGCGCATCCAGCGGCTTCGGACTGCTGATCAGCATCGAGCTGGCGAAATGCGGGTATGATGTCGCAGCGGGGATGCGAAGACCGGAGGCAGCCGGGAAGCTCCTGCAGCAGGCGGCGAAGTTCGACGTGGCCGAACGGATTCGCGTGATCGAGCTTGATATTTGCATCGAAGCGCAGGTATTAGCAGCCGCGCGCTTCGCAGAGGAAGAGCTCGGGCGCTTGGATGTGCTGGTCAATAACGCTGGCATCGCGGTCGGCGGATTCGTAGAGGACGTGCCGCTCAGCGAGTGGAGAAGACAGCTCGAGACCAATGTGCTCGGAACCGTCGCCGTAACGCAAAGCATGCTGCCGCTGATGCGGCGGACCGGTAAATCCAAAATGATTCTGATCAGCAGCATCAGCGGCGTTGTTGGCTTTCCGGGGTACGGCCCGTATGCGGCTTCCAAATTCGCTGTCGAAGGCCTTGGGGAAAGCCTGGCCATGGAATTGATGCCTCTTGGCATCGATGTGGTGCTGGTGCAGCCCGGGGCTTATGGTACGCCGATCTGGGGGAAGAGCTTCGGTGAGTTGAAGGTGAGGGAGGGATCGCCCTACAGCGGGATGCTGAAGCGGGTATTGGCGTACTCCGAACGGACCGCCAAAAAGAGCGGGGATCCGCTCGAGGTTGCAAGGTTGGTGGCTCGAATCGCCGGTATGGACCATCCAAGATTCCGGTACCGGCTTCCCCGCAGCACCCGGCTGACCGGGCGGATCAAGGCATGGCTGCCCGACCGCTTCTTTCAGCGGCTGATCGTCCGGCTGCTGGGAAAAGATGATTCATGA
- the asd gene encoding archaetidylserine decarboxylase (Phosphatidylserine decarboxylase is synthesized as a single chain precursor. Generation of the pyruvoyl active site from a Ser is coupled to cleavage of a Gly-Ser bond between the larger (beta) and smaller (alpha chains). It is an integral membrane protein.): MAKRLLRLMTELSSRKWLSHLVGQFSHSRLSRHLIPAFIRIYQIPAHEAEKELHEYRSLNEFFSRRLKIGLRAIDATADAMVSPVDATITAMGTIDTGTILNVKGQDYTIEELLAQSPRFENYVNGYAFVLYLSPTDYHRIHSPVTGVQIEREHLKGKVYPVNDFAMTHIRSVLSRNERLITYIKHEFGEVAVVKVGALNVSSIRYADESVTKWQIGDELAYFEFGSTVVLLTESGTFTPRGDLALGSTVKMGELLGILHPPADKKKKREVCLEQELCTEK; encoded by the coding sequence ATGGCCAAACGATTGCTGCGTCTGATGACAGAGCTCTCCTCCCGAAAGTGGTTGTCCCATTTGGTGGGGCAGTTCTCCCACAGCCGGTTGAGCCGTCATCTGATCCCTGCATTTATTCGAATATATCAAATTCCGGCGCATGAAGCGGAGAAGGAGCTGCATGAATACCGCTCGCTAAATGAATTCTTCTCCCGCCGATTAAAGATCGGCCTGCGCGCCATAGATGCCACAGCCGATGCGATGGTAAGCCCGGTTGATGCGACGATTACCGCCATGGGCACCATCGATACCGGCACCATCCTGAACGTCAAGGGACAGGATTACACCATTGAAGAGCTGCTTGCACAGTCTCCGAGATTCGAGAATTATGTGAACGGTTACGCGTTCGTCTTATATTTGAGCCCGACGGACTACCATCGGATCCATTCCCCGGTTACCGGCGTACAGATCGAACGGGAGCATCTTAAGGGCAAGGTGTACCCCGTCAACGATTTTGCCATGACCCATATCCGGTCGGTGCTCAGCCGCAACGAAAGGCTCATTACCTACATCAAGCATGAATTCGGTGAGGTTGCCGTGGTCAAGGTCGGGGCTTTGAACGTAAGCAGCATCCGATATGCCGACGAGAGCGTGACGAAATGGCAGATCGGGGACGAGCTGGCCTACTTCGAATTCGGCTCAACCGTTGTGCTGTTGACCGAGAGCGGCACCTTTACCCCCCGGGGAGATCTCGCTCTCGGGTCGACGGTTAAAATGGGCGAGCTGCTCGGCATCCTCCATCCGCCCGCAGACAAGAAGAAGAAGCGGGAGGTGTGCTTGGAGCAGGAGTTATGTACGGAAAAATAA